A section of the Pygocentrus nattereri isolate fPygNat1 chromosome 18, fPygNat1.pri, whole genome shotgun sequence genome encodes:
- the spp1 gene encoding osteopontin, whose translation MKAVMIFGLLFAVVYCRPVKRSASSSESSEEQAVAKLPLPVLDKGPADPLKAAPAQDLKAAVVAAASDEDTDDSDETEDKNTESDTEGDSADSADTQDTQDTYTDDSSESAESGETEATTVPPVTVEPTLDPIIDNGRGDSMGYPSDYKKTIIYVDANDIEKIPFPYKSNGPDKTDDLNSISMKTSHFDGQEANDVEKHLKVYKALQVHNEVLEEDTSTPEEESQGLEVASRTEDEGPSAKQASLGSEESASASDANGESASASASQEETEESDSSKSSEEATATPGAADTENDSSQSSESQEDDSAEQAMETTTDVPDVIIAK comes from the exons ATGAAGGCCGTCATGATTTTCGGGCTCCTCTTCGCTGTAGTCTACTGCCGTCCT GTAAAACGCTCAGCAAGCAGCTCAGAGAGCTCTGAGGAACAGGCAGTTGCCAAACTG CCACTCCCAGTTCTTGATAAAGGCCCTGCAGATCCACTAAAGGCAGCACCTGCACAG GACTTGAAAGCAGCCgtagtagcagcagcatctgacGAGGACACTGACGATTCAGATGAAACTGAG gacaaaaacacagaatcagacacagagggagacagtGCAGACAGCGCAGACACGCAAGACACGCAAGACACT TACACAGATGACTCCAGTGAGAGTGCTGAATCAGGAGAGACTGAGGCCACTACCGTCCCACCTGTAACCGTGGAGCCCACCCTGGACCCTATTATTGACAACGGTCGTGGAGACAGCATGGGCTACCCCAGCGACTACAAGAAGACCATCATCTATGTGGATGCCAACGACATTGAGAAAATTCCTTTTCCCTACAAGTCCAACGGACCTGACAAAACTGATGACCTGAACAGCATCAGCATGAAGACATCTCATTTTGATGGCCAGGAAGCTAATGATGTGGAGAAGCATCTGAAGGTGTACAAG GCTCTGCAGGTGCACAATGAAGTCCTGGAGGAGGATACTAGCACTCCAGAGGAGGAGAGCCAGGGTCTGGAGGTTGCCAGCAGAACAGAGGACGAGGGGCCCAGTGCAAAGCAGGCATCCCTGGGTAGTGAGGAGAGTGCCAGTGCCAGCGATGCCAATGGTGAGAGCGCAAGTGCTAGTGCCAGCCAGGAGGAGACGGAAGAGtctgacagcagcaagagcAGCGAGGAGGCCACTGCCACCCCTGGGGCTGCAGACACAGAGAATGACTCCTCTCAGAGCTCTGAGAGTCAGGAGGATGACTCCGCCGAGCAGGCCATGGAAACCACGACCGATGTCCCTGACGTCATAATCGCCAAATAA
- the scpp8 gene encoding secretory calcium-binding phosphoprotein 8 → MGMMWTLRTVMLMLFIASVSSKPFHSWNQNKHQINRDFQTSDSVESDESSDTSDEDRSWSSESSEPLESHESSWSSSSSSESRESSSSSSEENILTTPSPDIIISQATEETVTTSGDITCFTVLHTTAEPRGDN, encoded by the exons ATGGGAATGATGTGGACATTGCGGACTGTGATGCTCATGCTATTCATAGCATCTGTTTCCTCCAAACCG TTTCATTCATGGAATCAGAATAAACACCAGATCAACAGAGACTTTCAGACATCTGACTCAGTGGAATCTGATGAATCGAGTGACACATCAGATGAGGATCGTTCATGGTCATCAGAGTCAAGCGAGCCTTTAGAATCCCATGAATCAAGTTGGTCTTCCTCCAGTTCTTCTGAATCAAGAgaatcttcatcttcatcctcTGAGGAGAACATTCTCACCACTCCCAGTCCAGACATCATCATCAGCCAGGCCACAGAGGAAACGGTCACCACATCTGGAGATATCACCTGTTTCACTGTCCTACATACAACAGCTGAGCCCAGAGGAGATAACTAA